The Phoenix dactylifera cultivar Barhee BC4 chromosome 12, palm_55x_up_171113_PBpolish2nd_filt_p, whole genome shotgun sequence genome has a window encoding:
- the LOC120112771 gene encoding pentatricopeptide repeat-containing protein At1g63080, mitochondrial-like: MRRALAPPFFLRPPFSKPSPFYLSIASSPPLPKPSASLTEEELAEVHRLVPRLCDAGRHADAVRLLDACLLAGPPLAALPASALADRLASHPDLTPSMALLTALKHHPRRPSPLPFCSPLLSAFFEKRRPKEAAKVFAWLCRPDSPCRPDPEVYRIAIGGFCRLGRMVDALRAVKEMVGDGVSPGTDLREAVYRGMLHEARIDEARELDAALKCIEEEGNGFGGAVEVLDRLIREWEE, translated from the coding sequence atgagaAGAGCGTTGGcgcctcccttcttcctccgaCCCCCTTTCTCCAAACCCTCCCCCTTCTACCTCTCCAtcgcttcctctcctcctctgccGAAGCCCTCGGCTTCCCTCACCGAGGAGGAGCTCGCCGAGGTCCACCGGCTCGTCCCCCGCCTCTGCGACGCCGGCCGCCACGCCGACGCCGTCCGCCTCCTCGACGCCTGCCTCCTCGCCGGCCCTCCCCTCGCCGCCCTCCCCGCCTCCGCCCTCGCCGACCGCCTCGCCTCCCACCCCGACCTCACGCCCTCCATGGCCCTCCTCACCGCCCTCAAGCACCACCCCCGACGCCCCTCCCCCCTTCCCTTctgctcccctctcctctccgccTTCTTCGAGAAGCGCCGCCccaaggaggccgccaaggtgTTCGCTTGGCTCTGCCGGCCCGACTCCCCCTGCCGTCCGGATCCCGAGGTCTACCGGATTGCGATCGGAGGGTTTTGTAGGCTCGGGAGGATGGTGGATGCTCTGCGGGCGGTCAAGGAGATGGTGGGGGATGGGGTCTCGCCGGGGACCGATTTGAGGGAGGCGGTGTATCGAGGAATGCTGCATGAGGCTCGGATCGATGAGGCCCGGGAGCTGGATGCTGCTTTGAAGTGCATTGAGGAGGAGGGAAATGGATTTGGTGGTGCCGTGGAGGTGCTCGATCGGTTGATTAGGGAGTGGGAAGAATGA